One genomic segment of Falco biarmicus isolate bFalBia1 chromosome 15, bFalBia1.pri, whole genome shotgun sequence includes these proteins:
- the MARVELD3 gene encoding MARVEL domain-containing protein 3, which yields MSGVLHRDLVTTSRDGCRGGGRRPREERRAQQGKWGRSEGSRAAAARGGVRAWALGPGGERGDRPGLAAGGAARAEGRTPTHSTETSGIMKASGRPAASGRAGGSSSAVPGAEPEEPPGSRTAAPGLLKCRRCRYLRTGRASCQAVQALLALLALVCGSVSCGPPGGYTGLPDAGGIYYYQYGGAYSGFSGAEGERAQQLDQRFHLLKLPAGRAAMAAGGALLLFSCLLVLVGVLRLPWHFPAWLLLECILDTVIAVGMVPALYRFFSFLLGVYNSPLCKERELLYQSKGYQGFKCSLHGAEIAAGLLGCAAGMAYLLGAGLAARAYRTVHKLKQNPEQLYEV from the exons ATGTCTGGAGTGCTGCACAGAGATCTAGTCACCACATCGCGAGATGGGTGTAGGGGAGGTGGGAGAAGGCCCAGAGAAGAGCGGCGGGCACAGCAAGGGAAGTGGGGTCGCAGcgaggggagcagggctgctgctgcgcGGGGAGGAGTGAGAGCCTGGGCGCTGGGCCCGGGAGGGGAACGGGGCGACAGGCCAGGGCTGGCGGCGGGCGGTGCCGCGCGGGCCGAAGGCAGGACACCAACCCACAGCACCGAGACAAGTGGCATTATGAAGGCCAGTGGCCGCCCGGCTGCCAGCGGCCGCGCCGGGGGGAGCTCCAG CGCCGTGCCCGGAGCGGAGCCGGAGGAGCCCCCGGGAAGCCGCAccgccgcgccggggctgcTGAAGTGCCGCCGCTGCCGTTACCTGCGCACGGGCCGGG cctcctgccaggcagtgCAGGCGCTActggccctgctggccctgGTCTGCGGCTCCGTGTCCTGCGGCCCCCCCGGGGGGTACACGGGCCTCCCCGACGCGGGCGGCATCTATTACTACCAGTACGGCGGGGCTTACAGCGGCTTCAGCGGAGCCGAGGGGGAGAGAGCCCAGCAGCTCGACCAGCGCTTCCACCTACTGAAGCTGCCAGCGGGAAGGGCAGCGATGGCCGCGGGAGGGGCCCTCCTGCTCTTCTCCTGCCTTCTCGTTTTGGTTGGTGTTCTACGGCTACCCTGGCATTTCCCAGCGTGGCTGCTACTTGAATGCATCCTGGACACAGTGATTGCGGTTGGCATGGTGCCCGCTCTGTACcgtttcttcagttttctgctggGGGTCTATAATTCACCGCTGTGCAAAGAGAGAGAGCTGTTGTATCAAAGTAAAGGCTACCAGGGCTTTAAATGCAGCCTGCACGGGGCAGAGATCGCTGCTGGCCTCTTGGGCTGTGCAGCTGGCATGGCATACCTGCTCGGGGCCGGCCTCGCTGCCAGGGCATACAGGACAGTtcacaaactgaaacagaatCCAGAACAATTATATGAGGTATAG
- the PHLPP2 gene encoding PH domain leucine-rich repeat-containing protein phosphatase 2 isoform X4, with protein sequence MKRRQYTLAFTSAGAQAQTYHVSFETLAECQRWHRQASTVVSMRLSMVDLSCYSLEELPEHLFYSQDIIYLNLRHNFMRSSGAGSLDSLCRFSQLKSLNLSHNRLGEFPVSLCEISTLTELNISCNGLRYLPSQIGKLLNLQTFWLDGNFLTSLPEELGGLQQLSCLGLSFNNFCELPAICEKLIILDKLALAGNLLETLDLAVLNRMSHIKSVDLRLNNLKRAVADTLKGNKSVTYMDLRDNQMTDLDLSSLCSLEQLHCERNKLKELTLSGFSLRALYANSNCLTAVNIYPVPGQLTCLELSHNQLQCVPDWACEAKKLEVLDASYNLLVELPSRILSSLSLRKLMMGHNRLQSLPPLLEHIPLEVLDLQHNLLTKLPETLFVKALNLRYLNASANSLESLPSACTGEESLSMLQLLYLTNNNLTDQCIPVLVGHPSLRILHLANNNLQTFPASKLGKLEHLEELNLSGNKLKTIPTTVANCKLLHTLIAHSNEISIFPEILHLPRIQFVDLSCNDLTEILIPEALPGALQELDLSGNTNLVLEHKTLDIFSHITTLKIDAKPSLTADSALSSAFWSHGVAEMAGQRNKLCVSSLALGSFAEGVEAVYGIFDGDKNEELPRLLQCTMADVLLEEVQQSDTMFMSNTFLVSHRKLGMAGQKLGSSAVLCYIRHDAADPASNFSLTVANVGTCQAILCRSGKPLPLSKVFSLEQCSEEAKRVKEQKAIITEDNKVNGVTCCTRMLGCTYLHPWILPKPHVSSIPLTVQDELLLLGNKSLWEHLSYAEAISAVRHLHDPLAAAKKLCTLAQSYGCQDNVGAMVVCLNISEDSCTCEMHGLTLPVAGGFSSSATKPVTPSSSSGIASEFSSELSASEVSSEVGSTASDEHSAVGLDGSLLPRQERRCSLHPVPPSSIFQRQPSSATFSSNQSDNGLDSDDEQPVEGVMTNGSKVEVEVDIHCCKGKGLEFEPPAEYRSSAPGPEDDSGLVLIIRRQNSVNSNTVQRGVKEKCELQKSLSTCCLYGKKLSNGSIVPLEESLNLIEVATEAPKKKTGYFAAPSQMEPEDQFVVPPDLEEEVKEQIKQHQENGLDQEQKEEHAAILPEEFDTAL encoded by the exons gTTGTGTCTATGCGACTTAGCATGGTTGATCTGTCATGCTACAGCCTTGAGGAACTACCCGAGCACCTATTCTACAGTCAAGACATCATCTACCTCAACCTACGACACAATTTTATGAGATCAAGTGGAGCAGGGAGTCTTGACTCTCTTTGCAG GTTTTCTCAGTTGAAGAGCCTGAACCTGTCTCATAATAGACTTGGAGAGTTTCCTGTATCACTGTGTGAGATCTCTACTCTGACAGAGCTTAATATTTCCTGTAACGGACTTCGTTACTTGCCGAGCCAGATTGGCAAACTGTTGAA TCTCCAGACCTTCTGGCTCGATGGGAATTTCCTCACATCCTTACCAGAAGAACTGGGAGGTCTGCAACAGCTCAGCTGCCTTGGCCTTTCCTTCAATAACTTCTGTGAACTGCCAGCAATTTGTGAGAAACTCATCATCTTAGACAAACTAGCCCTGGCAGGGAACTTGCTAGAGACGCTGGACCTTGCAGTGCTGAACCGTATGAGTCACATCAAAAGTGTGGACCTGAG GTTGAACAACCTGAAAAGAGCAGTAGCTGACACACTGAAGGGGAACAAATCTGTGACTTATATGGATTTACGAGACAATCAGATGACAGATCTGGATCTGAGCTCCTTGtgcagcctggagcagctgcactGCGAGCGGAATAAGCTGAAAGAGTTGACGCTGAGTGGCTTCTCCCTTCGGGCCCTCTATGCCAACAGCAACT GTCTGACAGCTGTCAATATTTATCCGGTTCCTGGTCAACTGACATGTCTGGAACTCTCTCA CAATCAACTGCAGTGTGTCCCAGACTGGGCCTGTGAGGCAAAGAAACTGGAAGTTTTGGATGCAAGCTACAACCTCCTTGTGGAGCTTCCGTCAAG GATCCTCAGCAGCTTGAGTCTTCGAAAGTTGATGATGGGGCACAATCGTCTGCAGAGCCTTCCACCTCTTCTAGAACACATTCCACTAGAGGTGCTAGACCTTCAGCACAACCTGTTGACTAAACTCCCAGAGACGCTCTTTGTCAAGGCTCTGAA CCTCAGGTACCTGAATGCATCTGCAAACAGCCTGGAGTCCTTGCCCTCTGCATGTACAGGGGAGGAGAGTCTGagcatgctgcagctgctttacTTGACCAATAATAACCTCACAGATCAATGCATCCCTGTCTTGGTGGGACACCCAAGCCTACGGATCCTGCATCTGGCAAACAACAACCTACAGACTTTCCCCGCAAG caAACTTGGTAAGCTGGAGCACTTGGAAGAACTGAATCTGAGTGgcaacaaactgaaaacaattcCCACAACAGTGGCAAACTGCAAGCTACTTCATACGCTTATTGCACATTCTAATGAAATCAGCATCTTTCCAGAGATCCTGCATCTGCCCCGTATTCAG TTTGTGGACTTGAGCTGCAACGATTTAACTGAAATACTAATCCCTGAGGCACTGCCAGGTGCCTTGCAAGAGTTGGACCTGAGCGGAAACACAAACCTGGTGCTAGAACATAAGACACTGGACATCTTCAG TCACATTACCACACTGAAGATTGATGCTAAGCCCTCCCTTACGGCAGACTCAGCGCTCAGTTCTGCCTTCTGGAGTCATGGAGTAGCTGAGATGGCAGGCCAAAGAAATAA GCTGTGTGTGTCATCCCTGGCACTGGGGAGCTTTGCAGAGGGAGTGGAGGCTGTGTATGGCATATTTGATGGTGACAAGAATGAGGAGCTGCCGCGCTTGCTGCAGTGCACCATGGCCGATGTGCTCCTGGAGGAGGTACAGCAGTCAGACACCATGTTCATGTCCAACACCTTCTTGGTCTCCCACAG GAAGCTGGGCATGGCTGGACAGAAGCTGGGTTCCTCTGCTGTCCTGTGCTATATTCGTCATGATGCGGCTGATCCAGCCAGCAACTTCTCTTTGACGGTGGCCAATGTGGGGACGTGCCAAGCCATTCTGTGCCGAAGCGGAAAACCACTGCCTCTCTCCAAAGTCTTCAGCCTTGAACAATGTTCAGAAGAAGCCAAGAGAGTCAAGGAGCAAAAAGCCATTATAACAGAG GATAATAAGGTCAATGGTGTGACTTGCTGTACTCGGATGCTGGGCTGCACGTACTTGCATCCTTGGATCCTGCCCAAACCACATGTCAGTTCCATTCCACTGACTGTACAAGATGAGCTGCTACTTCTAGGGAACAAATCTCTCTGGGAACACCTGTCTTACGCAGAGGCTATCTCAGCTGTGCGCCACCTACATGACCCACTAGCTGCTGCGAAGAAACTCTGCACTTTAGCCCAAAGCTATGGGTGCCAAGACAATGTAGGTGCAATGGTGGTGTGTCTGAACATCAGTGAGGACAGCTGCACATGTGAGATGCATGGCCTCACTCTGCCAGTTGCTGGGGGATTTAGTTCCTCTGCCACCAAGCCAGTGACACCTTCATCTAGCAGTGGAATTGCTTCAGAATTCAGCAGTGAACTGTCTGCTTCTGAGGTTAGCAGTGAGGTGGGCTCTACTGCTTCAGATGAACACAGTGCTGTTGGTCTTGATGGCAGTTTGCTACCACGACAAGAGCGACGTTGCAGCCTACATCCTGTGCCCCCCTCGAGCATCTTTCAGCGCCAACCTTCCAGTGCCACCTTCTCCAGCAACCAGTCTGATAATGGTCTGGATAGCGATGATGAACAGCCTGTGGAAGGTGTGATGACAAATGGCAGTAAAGTGGAGGTGGAGGTGGACATCCACTGCTGTAAAGGAAAGGGCCTGGAGTTTGAACCTCCTGCAGAGTACAGGTCCTCTGCTCCAGGGCCAGAGGATGACTCTGGGCTTGTCCTCATCATTCGGAGACAGAACAGTGTAAACAGCAACACTGTGCAGAGAGGGGTCAAGGAAAAGTGTGAACTTCAAAAATCTCTTTCCACATGCTGTCTCTATGGAAAGAAGCTTTCCAATGGCTCCATAGTGCCCTTGGAGGAGAGCCTCAACCTCATTGAAGTAGCCACAGAAGCACCCAAGAAGAAGACTGGCTATTTTGCGGCTCCATCCCAGATGGAACCAGAAGATCAATTTGTGGTGCCACCTGATCTGGAGGAGGAAGTAAAGGAACAAATAAAGCAGCACCAGGAGAACGGATTGGATCAGGAGCAGAAAGAGGAACACGCAGCGATTCTGCCAGAGGAGTTTGACACAGCTTTGTAA